In the Brassica napus cultivar Da-Ae chromosome A7, Da-Ae, whole genome shotgun sequence genome, one interval contains:
- the LOC125574865 gene encoding myosin-binding protein 2 isoform X2, producing MAANRFATLIHRKTNRITLVLVYAFLEWTLISFILLNSLFSYFILRFADYFGLKRPCLLCSRLDRFFDPSGKSPSHKDLLCGDHVHALEISTVPSKPLSESKGSDESFDVFPKELVSCAPIEPDLRDDKGYSFAANLIGDDVQVHNGRLFTERSRSIFVLEEHVGSKHLIDSQERNEQETEEKVVDEEEEEEEETEEKVIDEEETEEKVVDDDDEFSCFVSSFDCNKEVVTEKEEEEEEENRVDLAMEDKPAPATNLEFYIDDQDCHLIPVEEFYKPSEEVREISDVNGDFILDFGAEPDFTAAAEEDVGLPSDEIPAFSSPPGESTQDEAVTNQGELLMSVCPDQQQQPEPDFSAAPAEGEVEDLGLSSTFPSPGESEPENAETTQGDLLMFVCPDQQQQSEPDFAATAAATAEEDVGLSSDEAVPLPGESKQDEAETKQDDESLQTQTDDEETDADVSIGTEIPDQDQIGDDQSHQLIIPQDNDDNDHGNDTLEFRTVDIETRRPVLHANKERLLEPSRSIEGLHNAMFQLDRTEPEPNLEGSLTVAKLKSELEEERKALNALYEELEEERSASATAANETMAMINRLHEEKAAMQMEALQYQRMMEEQSEFDQEALQLLNEVIVKREKEIAELEKELEVCRKRLEEYEAKERMGMMMRRMRDSSVDSYRNNEGSDENNGEFGHKSVEGESEMENTPVDVVLRLDECLDDYEGERLSILGRLKFLEEKLTALNDEEDNEEEAKTFESNGSINGNGHVHEKETNGKHRVLKSKRLLPLFDAVDGEIGNGDHYENGVDESEKGEIVNVEEEVDELYERLEALEADREFLRHCVGSLKKGDKGVHLLHEILQHLRDLKNIDLIRVRENEDMSY from the exons ATGGCGGCCAACAGATTCGCGACGTTGATCCACCGCAAAACCAACCGGATCACTCTCGTCCTCGTCTACGCTTTCCTCGAGTGGACTCTCATCTCTTTCATCCTCCtcaactctctcttctcttatttCATCCTCAGATTCGCTGATTACTTCGGCCTCAAGCGACCTTGCCTCCTCTGCTCACGACTCGATCGGTTCTTCGACCCCTCAGGGAAATCTCCTTCCCACAAAGATCTCCTCTGCGGTGATCACGTTCACGCCCTCGAGATTTCTACAGTTCCATCGAAACCTCTTTCTGAGTCCAAAGGCTCCGATGAGTCGTTTGATGTGTTCCCTAAGGAGTTGGTCTCTTGTGCGCCGATCGAGCCTGATCTGAGGGATGATAAAGGTTATAGCTTTGCGGCGAATCTGATCGGAGATGATGTTCAGGTTCACAATGGTCGGCTTTTCACCGAACGGTCCCGATCTATCTTCGTCTTGGAAGAACACGTAGGATCCAAGCATTTGATTGATTCTCAGGAACGAAATGAACAAGAAACAGAGGAGAAGGttgttgatgaagaagaagaagaagaagaagaaacagaggagaaggttattgatgaagaagaaacagaggagaaggttgttgatgatgatgatgagttcTCTTGCTTTGTATCGAGTTTCGACTGTAATAAAGAAGTTGTAACGgagaaggaggaagaagaagaagaagaaaacagagtGGATCTAGCTATGGAGGATAAACCTGCGCCGGCGACGAACCTGGAGTTCTACATTGACGACCAGGACTGCCATTTGATTCCTGTCGAAGAATTCTACAAACCGAGCGAGGAAGTCCGAGAGATCTCCGACGTTAACGGTGACTTTATCCTCGATTTCGGCGCCGAACCTGATTTCACGGCGGCGGCGGAGGAAGACGTGGGGTTACCTTCCGACGAGATCCCGGCGTTTTCCTCGCCGCCGGGAGAATCGACACAGGACGAGGCTGTAACGAATCAAGGTGAGTTGTTAATGTCTGTTTGTCctgatcaacaacaacaacctgaACCTGACTTCTCCGCGGCGCCGGCGGAAGGGGAGGTGGAAGACTTGGGGTTGTCTTCCACGTTTCCCTCGCCGGGAGAATCGGAACCGGAGAACGCTGAGACGACTCAAGGTGATTTGTTAATGTTTGTTTGTCCtgatcaacaacaacaatccGAACCTGACTTCGCGGCAACggcggcggcgacggcggaggaAGACGTGGGGTTATCTTCAGACGAGGCGGTTCCCTTGCCGGGAGAATCAAAACAGGACGAGGCTGAGACGAAACAAG ATGATGAGTCATTGCAAACGCAGACCGACGACGAAGAAACAGACGCAGACGTTTCAATAGGAACAGAGATTCCTGATCAAGACCAAATCGGAGATGACCAATCCCACCAACTCATCATTCCTCAAGACAACGACGACAATGATCATGGTAACGACACGTTGGAGTTCAGAACAGTTGATATCGAGACAAGGAGACCTGTCTTACACGCAAACAAAGAACGGCTTCTTGAACCCTCACGCTCCATTGAAGGTTTACACAACGCTATGTTTCAACTAGATCGAACAGAACCAGAACCCAACCTTGAAGGATCACTCACCGTGGCCAAGCTGAAGTCGGAGTTAGAAGAAGAGCGAAAGGCTCTCAACGCTTTATACGAGGAGCTGGAGGAAGAGAGGAGCGCGTCCGCCACTGCAGCCAACGAAACAATGGCGATGATCAATCGATTACACGAGGAGAAAGCCGCGATGCAGATGGAGGCGCTGCAGTACCAGAGAATGATGGAGGAGCAGTCAGAGTTCGACCAAGAAGCCTTGCAGTTATTAAACGAAGTCATCGTGAAACGAGAGAAGGAGATTGCAGAGCTGGAGAAGGAGCTAGAGGTCTGTAGAAAGAGATTGGAGGAGTATGAGGCTAAAGAGAGGATGGGGATGATGATGAGGAGAATGAGAGACTCCTCCGTTGATTCGTATAGAAACAATGAGGGTTCAGATGAGAACAACGGAGAGTTTGGGCATAAGAGCGTTGAAGGAGAGAGTGAGATGGAGAACACTCCCGTTGATGTTGTGCTTCGTCTTGATGAGTGTTTAGATGATTACGAAGGAGAGAGGCTTTCTATTCTTGGGAGGTTGAAGTTTCTTGAAGAGAAACTCACAGCTCTTAATGATGAAGAAGacaatgaagaagaagctaaaaCGTTTGAGAGTAATGGTAGCATCAATGGAAACGGGCATGTTCATGAAAAGGAGACCAATGGGAAGCATAGAGTCCTCAAGTCAAAGAGACTACTTCCTCTCTTTGATGCAGTGGATGGAGAGATTGGGAACGGAGACCACTATGAGAACGGGGTTGATGAATCGGAGAAAGGCGAGATTGTCAATGTGGAGGAAGAAGTGGATGAGCTGTATGAGAGACTAGAAGCTTTGGAGGCGGATAGAGAGTTCTTGAGACATTGTGTTGGCTCATTGAAGAAAGGGGACAAAGGTGTTCATCTACTTCACGAGATTCTTCAACATCTACGTGATCTCAAGAATATTGATCTAATTCGTGTAAGAGAAAATGAAGACATGAGTTATTga
- the LOC125574865 gene encoding myosin-binding protein 2 isoform X1, whose amino-acid sequence MAANRFATLIHRKTNRITLVLVYAFLEWTLISFILLNSLFSYFILRFADYFGLKRPCLLCSRLDRFFDPSGKSPSHKDLLCGDHVHALEISTVPSKPLSESKGSDESFDVFPKELVSCAPIEPDLRDDKGYSFAANLIGDDVQVHNGRLFTERSRSIFVLEEHVGSKHLIDSQERNEQETEEKVVDEEEEEEEETEEKVIDEEETEEKVVDDDDEFSCFVSSFDCNKEVVTEKEEEEEEENRVDLAMEDKPAPATNLEFYIDDQDCHLIPVEEFYKPSEEVREISDVNGDFILDFGAEPDFTAAAEEDVGLPSDEIPAFSSPPGESTQDEAVTNQGELLMSVCPDQQQQPEPDFSAAPAEGEVEDLGLSSTFPSPGESEPENAETTQGDLLMFVCPDQQQQSEPDFAATAAATAEEDVGLSSDEAVPLPGESKQDEAETKQDSPTDDESLQTQTDDEETDADVSIGTEIPDQDQIGDDQSHQLIIPQDNDDNDHGNDTLEFRTVDIETRRPVLHANKERLLEPSRSIEGLHNAMFQLDRTEPEPNLEGSLTVAKLKSELEEERKALNALYEELEEERSASATAANETMAMINRLHEEKAAMQMEALQYQRMMEEQSEFDQEALQLLNEVIVKREKEIAELEKELEVCRKRLEEYEAKERMGMMMRRMRDSSVDSYRNNEGSDENNGEFGHKSVEGESEMENTPVDVVLRLDECLDDYEGERLSILGRLKFLEEKLTALNDEEDNEEEAKTFESNGSINGNGHVHEKETNGKHRVLKSKRLLPLFDAVDGEIGNGDHYENGVDESEKGEIVNVEEEVDELYERLEALEADREFLRHCVGSLKKGDKGVHLLHEILQHLRDLKNIDLIRVRENEDMSY is encoded by the exons ATGGCGGCCAACAGATTCGCGACGTTGATCCACCGCAAAACCAACCGGATCACTCTCGTCCTCGTCTACGCTTTCCTCGAGTGGACTCTCATCTCTTTCATCCTCCtcaactctctcttctcttatttCATCCTCAGATTCGCTGATTACTTCGGCCTCAAGCGACCTTGCCTCCTCTGCTCACGACTCGATCGGTTCTTCGACCCCTCAGGGAAATCTCCTTCCCACAAAGATCTCCTCTGCGGTGATCACGTTCACGCCCTCGAGATTTCTACAGTTCCATCGAAACCTCTTTCTGAGTCCAAAGGCTCCGATGAGTCGTTTGATGTGTTCCCTAAGGAGTTGGTCTCTTGTGCGCCGATCGAGCCTGATCTGAGGGATGATAAAGGTTATAGCTTTGCGGCGAATCTGATCGGAGATGATGTTCAGGTTCACAATGGTCGGCTTTTCACCGAACGGTCCCGATCTATCTTCGTCTTGGAAGAACACGTAGGATCCAAGCATTTGATTGATTCTCAGGAACGAAATGAACAAGAAACAGAGGAGAAGGttgttgatgaagaagaagaagaagaagaagaaacagaggagaaggttattgatgaagaagaaacagaggagaaggttgttgatgatgatgatgagttcTCTTGCTTTGTATCGAGTTTCGACTGTAATAAAGAAGTTGTAACGgagaaggaggaagaagaagaagaagaaaacagagtGGATCTAGCTATGGAGGATAAACCTGCGCCGGCGACGAACCTGGAGTTCTACATTGACGACCAGGACTGCCATTTGATTCCTGTCGAAGAATTCTACAAACCGAGCGAGGAAGTCCGAGAGATCTCCGACGTTAACGGTGACTTTATCCTCGATTTCGGCGCCGAACCTGATTTCACGGCGGCGGCGGAGGAAGACGTGGGGTTACCTTCCGACGAGATCCCGGCGTTTTCCTCGCCGCCGGGAGAATCGACACAGGACGAGGCTGTAACGAATCAAGGTGAGTTGTTAATGTCTGTTTGTCctgatcaacaacaacaacctgaACCTGACTTCTCCGCGGCGCCGGCGGAAGGGGAGGTGGAAGACTTGGGGTTGTCTTCCACGTTTCCCTCGCCGGGAGAATCGGAACCGGAGAACGCTGAGACGACTCAAGGTGATTTGTTAATGTTTGTTTGTCCtgatcaacaacaacaatccGAACCTGACTTCGCGGCAACggcggcggcgacggcggaggaAGACGTGGGGTTATCTTCAGACGAGGCGGTTCCCTTGCCGGGAGAATCAAAACAGGACGAGGCTGAGACGAAACAAG ATTCTCCGACAGATGATGAGTCATTGCAAACGCAGACCGACGACGAAGAAACAGACGCAGACGTTTCAATAGGAACAGAGATTCCTGATCAAGACCAAATCGGAGATGACCAATCCCACCAACTCATCATTCCTCAAGACAACGACGACAATGATCATGGTAACGACACGTTGGAGTTCAGAACAGTTGATATCGAGACAAGGAGACCTGTCTTACACGCAAACAAAGAACGGCTTCTTGAACCCTCACGCTCCATTGAAGGTTTACACAACGCTATGTTTCAACTAGATCGAACAGAACCAGAACCCAACCTTGAAGGATCACTCACCGTGGCCAAGCTGAAGTCGGAGTTAGAAGAAGAGCGAAAGGCTCTCAACGCTTTATACGAGGAGCTGGAGGAAGAGAGGAGCGCGTCCGCCACTGCAGCCAACGAAACAATGGCGATGATCAATCGATTACACGAGGAGAAAGCCGCGATGCAGATGGAGGCGCTGCAGTACCAGAGAATGATGGAGGAGCAGTCAGAGTTCGACCAAGAAGCCTTGCAGTTATTAAACGAAGTCATCGTGAAACGAGAGAAGGAGATTGCAGAGCTGGAGAAGGAGCTAGAGGTCTGTAGAAAGAGATTGGAGGAGTATGAGGCTAAAGAGAGGATGGGGATGATGATGAGGAGAATGAGAGACTCCTCCGTTGATTCGTATAGAAACAATGAGGGTTCAGATGAGAACAACGGAGAGTTTGGGCATAAGAGCGTTGAAGGAGAGAGTGAGATGGAGAACACTCCCGTTGATGTTGTGCTTCGTCTTGATGAGTGTTTAGATGATTACGAAGGAGAGAGGCTTTCTATTCTTGGGAGGTTGAAGTTTCTTGAAGAGAAACTCACAGCTCTTAATGATGAAGAAGacaatgaagaagaagctaaaaCGTTTGAGAGTAATGGTAGCATCAATGGAAACGGGCATGTTCATGAAAAGGAGACCAATGGGAAGCATAGAGTCCTCAAGTCAAAGAGACTACTTCCTCTCTTTGATGCAGTGGATGGAGAGATTGGGAACGGAGACCACTATGAGAACGGGGTTGATGAATCGGAGAAAGGCGAGATTGTCAATGTGGAGGAAGAAGTGGATGAGCTGTATGAGAGACTAGAAGCTTTGGAGGCGGATAGAGAGTTCTTGAGACATTGTGTTGGCTCATTGAAGAAAGGGGACAAAGGTGTTCATCTACTTCACGAGATTCTTCAACATCTACGTGATCTCAAGAATATTGATCTAATTCGTGTAAGAGAAAATGAAGACATGAGTTATTga